Proteins co-encoded in one Myotis daubentonii chromosome 8, mMyoDau2.1, whole genome shotgun sequence genomic window:
- the INSM1 gene encoding insulinoma-associated protein 1: MPRGFLVKRSKKSTPVSYRVRGCEDGDRALLLSPGCGGAHSEPPAPSPGPGPLPRPPPAERAQAALAAALVCAPGPLPPQPGPRAAHFGNPEAAHPAPLYSPTRPVSREHEKHKYFERSFNLGSPVSAESFPTPAALLGGGGGGANGAGGGGGTCSGDPLFFAPAELKMGTAFSAGAEATRGPVPGPPLPPAASLRPPGKRPPPPAAAAEPPAKVAKAPGAKKPKAIRKLHFEDEVTTSPVLGLKIKEGPVEAPRGRAGDAARPLGEFICQLCKEEYADPFALAQHKCSRIVRVEYRCPECAKVFSCPANLASHRRWHKPRPAPAAARVSEPEPAARAEAREATGGSSDRDTPSPGGVSESGSEDGLYECHHCAKKFRRQAYLRKHLLAHHQALQAKGTPPAPPPEDLLALYPGPKEKAPQEAAGDGEAAGVLGLSASAECHLCPVCGETFPGKGAQERHLRLLHAAQVFPCKYCPATFYSSPGLTRHINKCHPSENRQVILLQVPVRPAC; the protein is encoded by the coding sequence ATGcctcgcggcttcctggtgaaGCGCAGCAAGAAGTCCACTCCCGTGTCCTACCGCGTTCGCGGCTGCGAGGACGGCGACCGCGCGCTGCTGCTCTCGCCGGGATGCGGGGGCGCCCACTCCGAGCCCCCAGCGCCGAGCCCGGGGCCCGGGCCGCTGCCGCGGCCGCCGCCGGCCGAGCGCGCCCAAGCGGCGCTCGCCGCCGCGCTCGTCTGCGCGCCGGGCCCGCTACCGCCCCAGCCGGGCCCGCGGGCCGCTCACTTCGGCAACCCCGAGGCCGCGCACCCCGCGCCGCTCTACAGCCCCACGCGGCCCGTGAGCCGCGAGCACGAGAAGCACAAGTACTTCGAGCGCAGCTTCAACCTCGGCTCACCGGTCTCAGCCGAGTCCTTCCCCACGCCCGCCGCGCTGCTCGGAGGTGGCGGTGGTGGCGCGaacggcgcgggcggcggcggcggcacctGCAGCGGCGACCCGCTGTTCTTTGCGCCCGCCGAGCTCAAGATGGGCACGGCGTTCTCAGCGGGCGCCGAGGCGACCCGCGGCCCGGTGCCCGGCCCCCCGCTGCCGCCCGCCGCCTCCCTGAGGCCCCCGGGCAAgcggcccccgcccccagccgccgccgccgagccTCCCGCCAAGGTAGCCAAGGCTCCCGGCGCCAAGAAGCCCAAAGCCATCCGCAAGCTCCACTTCGAGGACGAGGTGACCACGTCGCCGGTGCTGGGGCTCAAGATCAAGGAGGGCCCGGTGGAGGCGCCGCGGGGCCGCGCGGGGGACGCGGCGCGGCCGCTGGGCGAGTTCATCTGCCAGCTCTGCAAGGAGGAGTACGCCGACCCGTTCGCGCTGGCGCAGCACAAGTGCTCGCGCATCGTGCGAGTGGAGTACCGCTGTCCCGAGTGCGCCAAGGTCTTCAGCTGCCCGGCCAACCTGGCCTCGCATCGCCGCTGGCACAAGCCGCGCCCGGCACCCGCCGCCGCCCGAGTGTCGGAGCCCGAACCCGCTGCCAGGGCTGAGGCGCGGGAAGCGACGGGTGGCAGCAGCGACCGCGACACGCCCAGCCCCGGTGGCGTCTCGGAGTCGGGCTCGGAAGACGGGCTCTACGAGTGCCACCACTGCGCCAAGAAGTTCCGCCGCCAGGCCTATCTGCGCAAGCACCTCCTGGCGCACCACCAGGCACTGCAGGCCAAGGGCAcgccgcccgcgcccccgccggAGGACCTACTGGCCTTGTACCCGGGGCCCAAGGAGAAGGCGCCGCAGGAGGCGGCCGGCGACGGCGAGGCGGCCGGCGTGCTGGGCCTGAGCGCCTCAGCCGAGTGCCACCTGTGCCCAGTGTGCGGGGAGACGTTCCCCGGCAAGGGCGCCCAGGAGCGCCACCTGCGCCTGCTGCACGCCGCCCAGGTGTTCCCCTGCAAGTACTGCCCCGCCACCTTCTACAGCTCGCCCGGCCTCACGCGGCACATCAACAAGTGCCACCCGTCGGAGAACAGACAGGTGATCCTCCTGCAGGTGCCCGTGCGCCCGGCCTGCTAG